In the genome of Malania oleifera isolate guangnan ecotype guangnan chromosome 5, ASM2987363v1, whole genome shotgun sequence, the window tttttggtgGGTAATTTTTGGGTGGATTGGGATTAAATGAGCTGTGCTCACATGCTCGTCCTCCTCGCAGATCAGAATCAAACCACACGACCGTAGAGATTACCAtttattaatcagcaccctgaGCATTCTTGCATAAAGACAGCCAGGACATGGTAGGATGTGGCCATGTTGGTGTAATGCATTGGCAAAGTAAGCAGGGGGGAAAAGGGGGAAACAGAATCAAAGTAAAAAGGAATAAAACTACTTGGAAGAAAAGGAACAGACAACTAATATTACCCACACATGTATTAAAATTGCAAATTCTGAACAAAAGCCTAAAAAAACACAGGAAGAACCCAAAATCTGAACCTAATCCATGGAAGATAAGACAATTGCGCACTAGTACTAGTTACAAGTGAAATTTCTCCCGAGCAGTGCCATTATAGACTTTGTTCTACTTATTATACTCTACTTAACATAATGTAACACTCATCTATTTAAGTCATCTGCTTTAGCAACAGGCCCTTCAGTCTTTGAAAACCCACTGAATAACTTTTCAAGGAATACCCATTTCAATCTATTCAAGTCAACAGCTTTAGCAATATAAGTCCTAAGCTTTCCATTCTCATCTTTTAGCACCTCCACAGCTACACTTAGTTGCCGTATTGCCTCTCTCTTCTCATCATCCTTCTGCATCAATTGACCCTTCAGAATATTGTTCTCTTCTCTGagtttctccatttcttctctcAACTTCATTACTTCCCCATTCTCAACATTGGATGAAACGTCCTCTTCTACCTTTTGTGTCTCATCGCCTTGGATCTCATCTTCATGATCATGATCCAGATCCTCAACTTCAGACTGCGCGGGTGACTCAGCATCACAGATTTCTGAGTAGCAATCATAATGTTGATCACTCACACTAATCTTCTCTGATTGGCATTTGGAGAGGAACGATGAGGATCCTCCCAATGTTGTTACAATGCGAGTACCTGGGTCTGACTTGACTTGATCAAATCGCACGGCTAATGAGCGGTGTGCCCGATAAAAATCCTCAACCATGTTAATTAGCTCTGGTCGCTTCTTGTAATACATTTCTGCACGCTGTGCAAAGGAATCGGCATCTTCATCTATCAATTTTAGCATTGACTTCGTCTTATTGTCCAGTTCTGTCATGTTAGGAAAGAGTGGTGATTAACTTCAACATGATATGCATTGAACAATGACAAGTGAAAGCTAAAATAGAGATACTTGAGCTGTAGGGGATTAGAACACCAAAATATGCTAGCATCTATTTCAAACTAAGCACAAACGCTTCCATTATTGTAGAGACTAGAGGGTATCTTCTTGAAGATCACACCATACCCATGGATCACTTAAATATAGATGGTCCAAGCATTaggcaaaataataataactaaagtCGAGAGaaacatattgcattttctaTGAATAATTATATGGATTATGGTTCCTTCCACTAATGTAAAATGGTCTGGTGGCCCTGAATAGTGTGTGTGcaagtgtgtgtgcatgtgtgtgtgtgtgtgtgtgagagagagagagagagagagagagagagagagagttgtttttaaggaaaaaagaaaacaataattTTCCAAGGACTGTAACTCAGTCTTTCACCATGACCCGTAAGCAGGCACTTGATAATAATTCAAGATCATAGTAGCTTTCCGCCTAGGAATAAAAAATGGAAATTGGGCCAACCTAGACGGCACAAGCCCAGTACAGAGTTCAAGGCTACAAAAGAAATTGGATCAATACTAGAAAGCCTCCTTGGCCCTTCCAAAGACAGACCTTTTAAAAAAGTAGCCACATTTTGCATTTGAAAATGTTTGTCAAATGTTTTTCAACTTTAAATGGGTCCTATACATTATTAGTGTGTAAAGGAGCCTGttgaaaataacaaacaaaattgGACAGTGATTGGTGGACCTCAAGGGTCcttttacattgaaaaaaaagACGACTCAATCACCATTTCCACTATGGCACTACATACACCATCGCATCAGTTAGTGTTTCATCCCTCAAAAGTCAGATCATAGGGTATGGAGATGAGATGAGATTCCTCAGCATGCATGACTCATGTTTCTCTACCCCATCTGTTTCATTTCCTAAGGTCTATCCTCCTCTCTAGTCCTTGTCTATTAGTCCATCATATTCTTGGACCCCTCCACCTACTGAACCTCAGTTATTCAGTTTGAGTGGCGAACCTTTTCTCCAACCATTCTGACAAAATCACCCAAATTGGAGAGTAACCTCCCCTCAGCCCCCACCCCCTTCACCCGCGCACACACGCACACTTGATTTGTTAATAGATTCAAGATCCATAGATTGCATCAGGGAACATGGAATCAAGGCTCTGGTTTCAGAAttgtgaaaaaaaatgaaaattaaatacaAAACTGCACTGAGCTTCATCAAATTCAATGAATCATAAATTAAAGATCCAGGTTTTTCACCATAAGCTAATTTAACCAGAAACAGAAAGATGCATTAATGTGTGATCTGCCCCATTATAAATCAAGCTAGGGTCTTAAGACTGACTAAATTTGGCCATTGTAAACAAATCTGGAGTAAAATGGCactgaagaaaaaggaaaatttccaaATGTTGAAATAGATAATAAATACAGATC includes:
- the LOC131154786 gene encoding protein NETWORKED 3C; amino-acid sequence: MVEKEQFRWWFDSHGAPRGSPWLQSTLAELDNKTKSMLKLIDEDADSFAQRAEMYYKKRPELINMVEDFYRAHRSLAVRFDQVKSDPGTRIVTTLGGSSSFLSKCQSEKISVSDQHYDCYSEICDAESPAQSEVEDLDHDHEDEIQGDETQKVEEDVSSNVENGEVMKLREEMEKLREENNILKGQLMQKDDEKREAIRQLSVAVEVLKDENGKLRTYIAKAVDLNRLKWVFLEKLFSGFSKTEGPVAKADDLNR